The following proteins come from a genomic window of Acetivibrio cellulolyticus CD2:
- a CDS encoding DUF5667 domain-containing protein, translating into MKKIGLIFLSTFMFVSLSSMSVHAENSPTPTATPTIAVTATPKVTIVPTVTPSVVVTSTPTATIKVTPTTTITSTPTTTVKATATSKVDSKDDKAGITPDSPIYGLERMIESVQVNLTFSDEGKAELLLSFANERLAEAQIMTEKKNYKLMEKVMKAYIKTVDQANKKAEAATEKDKDLEYVFNGIEITKQTADKIIIKVSGVIPKESEASLKEAVEKIAKRSIVESTFATAKSNLKEADKEQKVAERELKAAQKSGDKTAVAAAEEKLKAAVENKKEMEEIKDELKEYKKEIMDELNMGKCKDKDKKDKLPKIDEKIVMMQQCNKKHGNKHEKIMGNIEAAEKIEAENKQATEANAEQAAVKPVEKKIEKCEKIEGQCENPDKKCERKIEKEQEKTEVNADKAIEDNGRKDENGFRGKGMQRNGKNH; encoded by the coding sequence ATGAAAAAGATAGGTTTAATTTTTTTATCAACTTTTATGTTTGTTTCTTTAAGCTCTATGAGTGTACATGCAGAAAATAGTCCCACACCAACTGCTACACCCACTATAGCAGTGACAGCAACACCAAAAGTAACAATAGTGCCAACGGTAACTCCGTCGGTGGTGGTAACATCAACACCAACGGCAACTATAAAAGTAACACCAACAACAACTATAACATCAACACCGACAACAACTGTAAAGGCAACAGCAACTTCTAAAGTTGATTCGAAGGATGATAAAGCAGGTATAACACCTGACAGTCCAATATATGGGTTGGAGCGGATGATTGAGAGTGTACAGGTGAACCTGACATTTTCAGATGAAGGAAAAGCAGAACTGCTCTTGAGCTTCGCAAACGAAAGACTTGCTGAGGCTCAGATAATGACAGAAAAGAAAAACTACAAACTGATGGAAAAAGTAATGAAAGCATACATAAAAACAGTAGATCAGGCAAACAAAAAAGCTGAAGCTGCAACAGAAAAGGATAAGGATCTAGAGTATGTTTTTAATGGTATTGAGATTACCAAACAAACAGCAGATAAAATAATTATTAAGGTTTCAGGAGTTATTCCTAAAGAATCTGAAGCAAGTCTGAAGGAAGCAGTTGAGAAAATTGCAAAAAGATCAATAGTTGAAAGTACTTTTGCTACTGCAAAATCAAATTTAAAAGAGGCTGACAAGGAACAAAAGGTTGCAGAACGAGAACTGAAGGCAGCGCAGAAATCAGGGGATAAAACTGCTGTTGCAGCAGCGGAAGAAAAGTTGAAGGCTGCTGTTGAAAATAAGAAGGAAATGGAAGAAATAAAAGACGAGTTAAAAGAGTATAAGAAAGAAATAATGGATGAGCTTAATATGGGAAAATGTAAAGATAAGGACAAAAAAGACAAATTGCCAAAAATAGATGAAAAAATTGTAATGATGCAGCAGTGTAATAAAAAGCATGGAAATAAGCATGAAAAAATTATGGGAAATATAGAAGCTGCAGAAAAAATAGAAGCAGAAAATAAACAGGCAACAGAGGCTAATGCGGAACAAGCTGCTGTAAAGCCAGTTGAAAAGAAGATAGAAAAGTGTGAGAAGATTGAAGGACAGTGCGAAAATCCAGATAAAAAATGTGAAAGGAAAATTGAAAAAGAACAGGAAAAAACAGAAGTAAACGCTGACAAGGCTATAGAAGATAACGGAAGAAAAGATGAAAACGGCTTCAGGGGAAAAGGCATGCAAAGGAACGGCAAAAATCATTAG
- a CDS encoding helix-turn-helix domain-containing protein: protein MEYVTIGREIYPGMVISLFCDSEYKFDQDCNACNLFRLIIIEEGSGIAKLNNKRFLLNAPSLLCVSETESLCLEQGSNIKAKSLYFHPCAVNSNFNFSTIRNNNNALSPTEVNDCTCLQPYYTRTSEYAGYLNIGPLTLKRMLQLFDLINNELTRQKDEFWPCRGRSYFLELLFIVERIYFNPEITKEPVLPDHPNDIDSVILYLHTNYQKKITIEELTKSFHINRNTLRERFEAATGMSVLTYLINLRLRIAALILKDTTVPVSEIVDRVGFNDNTNFGRAFRKAYGCSPTEYRQEYCWLLKG, encoded by the coding sequence ATGGAATATGTAACTATTGGAAGAGAAATATATCCCGGTATGGTTATATCATTATTTTGTGACTCAGAATATAAATTTGATCAGGACTGTAATGCTTGCAATCTATTCCGTTTGATTATAATCGAAGAAGGCTCAGGTATCGCAAAACTCAATAATAAAAGGTTTCTTCTTAATGCGCCTTCACTTCTTTGTGTTAGTGAAACAGAATCCCTCTGCCTTGAGCAAGGCTCAAACATTAAAGCTAAATCTCTATATTTTCATCCATGTGCCGTGAACAGCAATTTTAACTTCAGTACAATACGTAATAATAACAACGCTTTATCCCCAACTGAAGTAAACGACTGCACTTGCCTCCAACCATATTATACAAGGACTTCCGAGTATGCTGGATATTTAAATATAGGCCCGCTTACCTTAAAGAGAATGCTTCAGCTTTTTGATTTGATAAATAATGAATTAACAAGACAAAAGGATGAATTCTGGCCATGTAGGGGCAGATCATACTTTTTAGAGCTTTTATTTATTGTAGAAAGAATTTATTTCAATCCTGAAATAACTAAAGAGCCCGTACTGCCTGATCACCCAAATGATATTGACTCTGTAATTCTTTATTTGCACACAAACTACCAGAAAAAGATTACAATAGAAGAGCTCACCAAAAGCTTTCACATCAATAGAAATACCCTCAGAGAGCGCTTTGAGGCAGCTACCGGTATGTCAGTACTGACTTATCTGATAAACTTACGTCTTCGTATAGCCGCTTTAATATTAAAAGATACTACAGTACCAGTATCTGAAATTGTGGATCGTGTCGGTTTTAATGACAATACAAATTTCGGACGTGCATTCCGTAAAGCGTATGGGTGTTCGCCTACAGAGTACAGACAGGAATATTGCTGGTTGTTGAAGGGATAA
- a CDS encoding WD40/YVTN/BNR-like repeat-containing protein — protein sequence MPLIKALFSVIIIYTLLLTGCSVNEAPTKPTDKIANPVPSDSSTISSETESPWEIAFKSTFDESTFTLAGFEDDSTGILMGHHGAIHYTKDGGKTWSKAANEAHHVIGLDFVDDKSVYCCGDQGTIRYSNDAGASWTKLPEYDPLDQDPYIFTSFVNHKSGWVASTSKLGSTSDGGNTWTTLKLPESCKKIASINLSTESIGYILDTSGNLYITNDSGINWTQKSLNLKDTEKINGLAAAQVAVIRFADENNGLAIFYNKDGQLKALRTADGGNSWKNEAMPEMKSGYIYLNRNLQTLTIANSLDGEITVLKHTVK from the coding sequence ATGCCTTTAATTAAAGCACTTTTTTCCGTAATTATAATTTACACTTTACTTTTAACCGGTTGTAGTGTTAATGAAGCTCCAACTAAACCAACCGACAAAATTGCCAATCCTGTCCCGAGCGATTCCTCAACCATAAGTTCAGAAACGGAATCGCCCTGGGAAATTGCATTCAAATCAACTTTTGATGAATCAACTTTTACACTGGCAGGTTTTGAAGATGATTCTACAGGAATATTGATGGGACATCATGGTGCAATTCATTACACAAAAGATGGCGGCAAAACTTGGTCAAAAGCTGCAAATGAAGCGCATCATGTTATAGGTCTCGACTTCGTGGACGATAAAAGCGTATACTGCTGCGGAGATCAGGGGACTATAAGATATTCCAATGATGCCGGTGCAAGTTGGACTAAGCTTCCGGAATATGATCCGCTAGATCAGGATCCCTATATTTTTACTTCTTTTGTAAATCATAAATCCGGTTGGGTAGCATCTACCAGTAAACTAGGTTCTACTTCAGACGGCGGCAATACCTGGACCACTCTCAAACTGCCGGAGTCATGCAAGAAAATCGCCTCAATAAACTTAAGTACAGAGTCTATAGGATACATACTGGACACTTCAGGAAACCTATATATAACAAATGACAGTGGCATTAACTGGACTCAAAAATCACTAAACCTCAAAGATACTGAAAAAATAAACGGACTTGCAGCTGCCCAGGTTGCTGTTATACGATTTGCCGACGAAAATAATGGCCTGGCGATATTTTACAATAAAGACGGACAACTAAAAGCTTTAAGAACTGCGGACGGAGGCAACAGTTGGAAAAACGAAGCAATGCCTGAAATGAAGTCGGGATATATTTATCTGAATAGAAATCTACAAACATTGACCATAGCAAACTCCCTAGATGGAGAAATTACTGTACTAAAACATACTGTAAAATAG
- a CDS encoding DnaD domain protein: MLFESYKSILYSDTLIPDIFITEYMPMMSAESLKVYVYCLFLSKHGKNASVEEFAKSLGMDIDKVKECISNLENLGVLTWKLDGIVLHDLKEKEIKKMYRLKSTSSPEEAVNNFDKNKKRNEIIYTINNTFFQGVMSPSWYTDIDAWFDRYKFDEDVMFSLFQYCFDHKGLVKAYIEKVAENWKIRNIRNSFDLDNYSIEQKKFKDVRGAIIKKLKLGRNLTEYEDAYVEKWVMDYKYNFEIIELALKKTTAKSSPNFNYINSIITDWFTNGLKSKEEIMLYDANRKKNAAKTSVTTHPVPGAPQQGNFEQRKYEEGYLDSLYENA, from the coding sequence ATGTTATTTGAATCCTATAAATCGATCCTTTATTCCGATACTTTAATTCCTGATATTTTCATCACCGAGTATATGCCTATGATGAGTGCAGAAAGTTTAAAGGTTTATGTATATTGCCTTTTTCTAAGTAAACACGGTAAAAATGCCTCAGTAGAGGAGTTTGCCAAAAGTTTGGGGATGGATATAGATAAAGTAAAGGAATGTATATCAAACCTTGAAAACTTAGGAGTACTCACATGGAAGCTAGATGGCATTGTTCTCCACGATTTAAAGGAAAAAGAAATAAAAAAGATGTACAGGCTTAAATCTACTTCTTCCCCTGAGGAAGCTGTCAACAACTTTGATAAAAATAAGAAGCGCAATGAAATTATATATACTATAAATAATACATTTTTCCAGGGTGTAATGTCGCCTTCGTGGTACACAGATATCGATGCCTGGTTTGACAGGTATAAATTCGATGAAGATGTAATGTTTTCCTTATTCCAGTATTGTTTTGACCATAAAGGGCTTGTTAAGGCATACATAGAAAAGGTTGCCGAGAACTGGAAGATCAGGAATATTCGTAATTCCTTTGATCTGGATAACTATTCTATTGAGCAAAAGAAATTCAAAGATGTCCGCGGAGCAATAATTAAAAAATTGAAGCTTGGAAGAAACCTCACAGAATACGAAGATGCGTATGTAGAAAAGTGGGTTATGGACTATAAGTACAATTTCGAAATAATTGAGCTTGCACTTAAGAAAACAACAGCCAAATCAAGCCCAAATTTCAATTACATAAACAGTATTATAACTGATTGGTTTACCAATGGCTTAAAATCCAAGGAAGAAATAATGCTATATGATGCAAATAGAAAGAAAAATGCTGCAAAAACCAGTGTAACAACCCATCCAGTGCCAGGTGCACCTCAACAGGGTAACTTTGAGCAAAGAAAGTACGAAGAAGGTTATCTTGATAGCCTGTACGAAAATGCATAA
- a CDS encoding ATP-binding protein, with protein MYKNINVLIQNEYDKRQKDIYDELILRKEEIYSKIPRIEEIDNAIQFTGIKYTKMILQDAGVADSLVNELRDKLDNLKNEKALLLNEFSYPSDYLDPKYHCISCKDTGYISSLGKTEKCACYKQKYIDNLYNQSNLKLALYENFTKFDVSYYPDVVDEVRYGIRISPRNNISKIKERVANFVDNIDSPDNKNLFFSGPTGVGKTFMINCLAAELLNRGRTVLYQTAPSLFTIINEYKLKNFKETDYEDSSYDNIFEVEVLIIDDLGTESPSAARYAELLNILNSRQDKNLERPCKTIIATNMGVGKLNEYYDERVASRIIGSFDLFKFAGEDIRMLKKNGPTP; from the coding sequence ATGTATAAGAATATAAACGTTTTAATTCAGAATGAATATGATAAAAGGCAAAAGGACATATACGATGAACTAATATTAAGAAAAGAAGAGATATATTCAAAGATACCGAGGATCGAAGAAATTGATAATGCGATTCAGTTTACCGGTATTAAATATACCAAGATGATCCTTCAGGATGCTGGTGTAGCAGATTCTTTGGTTAATGAACTACGTGATAAACTGGACAACCTTAAGAATGAAAAAGCATTGCTGCTTAATGAATTTTCATATCCTTCTGACTATCTTGATCCAAAATATCACTGCATTTCATGTAAAGATACCGGCTATATTAGTAGCCTGGGCAAAACAGAAAAATGCGCCTGCTATAAGCAGAAATATATAGATAATTTGTACAACCAGTCAAACTTGAAACTTGCTCTGTATGAAAACTTTACAAAGTTTGACGTAAGCTACTATCCGGATGTTGTTGATGAAGTGAGGTATGGCATCAGAATATCCCCAAGAAATAATATTTCTAAGATAAAGGAACGGGTTGCAAACTTTGTAGATAACATTGACTCGCCAGACAATAAAAACTTGTTCTTCAGCGGTCCTACAGGTGTTGGTAAAACCTTTATGATAAATTGTTTAGCTGCCGAACTTTTAAACAGAGGCAGAACAGTGCTATATCAAACTGCACCTTCACTATTTACCATTATCAATGAGTACAAGCTGAAAAACTTTAAGGAAACCGATTATGAAGATTCAAGCTATGATAACATATTTGAAGTCGAGGTTCTGATTATTGACGACCTTGGAACTGAATCTCCCTCTGCAGCAAGGTATGCAGAACTTTTAAACATACTCAATTCAAGGCAGGACAAAAACCTTGAACGCCCATGCAAAACTATAATTGCTACAAATATGGGCGTCGGCAAGCTTAATGAATACTATGATGAAAGAGTAGCTTCAAGGATAATAGGAAGTTTTGACCTGTTTAAATTTGCAGGAGAGGATATCCGCATGCTCAAGAAAAACGGGCCAACTCCATAA
- a CDS encoding type II CAAX endopeptidase family protein, protein MEEYNALDMNNNEFVERKEDSFKKPSVLQVGVLFSLVVVIFLYLGTRVQKWNVNYGVLITEFGLILVPPIAYLLIFKYDVKKVLRLNKPGILNLFLIFWIIVFSLPVIGALNFLNYWVIKLIFGKYEVFQAPISTESWGLLIGIFVIGVSAGICEEVLFRGVIQRGLEKFGAVKSIFITAFLFGLMHMDFQRFLGTFILGALMGFLVYKSNSIFCSMFAHFTNNSIAVCLTYVSLKANEFMKKSGIKGVENVQNGDIFASFSEMSQIELIAVIIVYVMIFAFSIAWLYFLIRLFIRNNNKREIVPEREEKRTTFLHFAAFIPGLLVIGFIYVMDILRMGGLIEQPVIDRILRAVGL, encoded by the coding sequence ATGGAAGAATACAACGCGCTTGACATGAATAACAACGAGTTTGTAGAGAGGAAGGAAGATAGCTTTAAAAAGCCATCAGTGTTGCAAGTCGGTGTTCTTTTTTCATTAGTTGTAGTTATATTTTTATATCTTGGAACAAGAGTTCAAAAATGGAATGTAAACTACGGTGTTTTAATAACTGAATTTGGTTTGATACTTGTTCCTCCTATAGCATATTTGTTGATTTTTAAATATGATGTAAAAAAAGTATTGAGGTTAAACAAGCCAGGAATTTTAAATTTGTTTTTAATTTTTTGGATAATAGTTTTTTCTTTGCCTGTCATTGGAGCTTTAAACTTTTTGAACTACTGGGTTATCAAATTAATATTCGGGAAATATGAAGTGTTCCAGGCACCTATTTCAACTGAATCTTGGGGGCTTTTAATAGGAATCTTTGTTATAGGGGTTTCTGCCGGAATATGCGAAGAAGTTCTTTTCAGGGGCGTTATTCAAAGAGGCCTCGAAAAATTTGGTGCAGTGAAATCGATATTTATTACGGCGTTTCTGTTTGGATTGATGCATATGGACTTTCAGAGATTTTTAGGTACTTTTATTTTGGGTGCTTTGATGGGATTTTTGGTCTATAAGAGCAATTCAATATTTTGCAGCATGTTTGCGCACTTTACAAATAACTCTATTGCAGTATGCTTAACATATGTCTCACTTAAAGCTAATGAGTTTATGAAGAAAAGTGGCATAAAAGGGGTAGAAAATGTGCAAAACGGGGATATTTTTGCGTCTTTTAGTGAGATGAGTCAAATAGAGCTTATAGCTGTAATAATTGTTTACGTTATGATATTTGCATTTTCTATTGCATGGCTTTATTTCTTGATACGGCTCTTTATAAGGAATAATAACAAAAGAGAAATTGTGCCGGAAAGAGAAGAAAAGCGTACTACGTTTTTGCATTTTGCTGCATTTATCCCTGGATTGCTTGTAATTGGATTTATATATGTTATGGATATACTAAGAATGGGTGGTTTAATTGAACAACCGGTTATCGATAGGATTTTACGGGCTGTTGGGTTATAA
- the ypeB gene encoding germination protein YpeB, which produces MSIREKLLDFKRRLSDRKMYSIVVVVIAAVAIWGIYQYKHAANLRQELDNQYNRAFYDMTGYVNNVEVLLIKSLITSTPNKTASTMQEAWRQANLAQTNLGQLPVSQQVLANTSKFLTQVGDLAYSINNQNMDGKKLTDEQYKLIENLHGYSVSLEQSLNDLQNQLTSGRIKWGELANKGTKLFQKTSSQMPSQQFENVDKTFQDYPTLIYDGPFSDHMTSAEPKGLTGNDINSEQAKQSVINFFGKDKVAAVNDIGRDDKSKIKTYSYNVTFKNLPKEQNANIDVAQKGGHVLWMLYNRSVPAEKINMDQAKQFGKKFLEEHGYKNMVDTYYLKEDNTAVINYAYSQNNVTIYPDLIKVKVALDNGEVIGFESKGYISSHSERNIPAPKITMEQARALITSKMQISSTGLAMIPTDYKTEIFTYEFKGKLNDRDFLVYINAENGKEEKILMIINTPNGVLTM; this is translated from the coding sequence TTGAGTATAAGAGAAAAGTTGTTGGATTTTAAGAGACGTTTATCAGACAGAAAGATGTATAGTATAGTAGTTGTAGTTATTGCGGCAGTGGCAATATGGGGAATTTATCAGTATAAACATGCTGCTAATTTGAGGCAGGAGTTGGATAATCAGTATAACCGTGCTTTTTATGATATGACAGGATATGTAAATAATGTTGAGGTATTGCTTATAAAATCACTAATAACCTCTACACCGAATAAGACTGCATCAACAATGCAAGAAGCTTGGAGGCAGGCAAATTTGGCGCAGACAAACCTTGGCCAGTTGCCTGTATCACAGCAGGTTCTTGCCAATACATCCAAATTTCTGACTCAGGTTGGCGACCTTGCGTATTCGATTAACAATCAGAATATGGATGGCAAGAAGCTTACCGATGAACAGTACAAGCTTATTGAAAACCTACATGGATATTCAGTTTCACTGGAACAGAGTTTGAATGACCTTCAAAACCAGCTGACTTCAGGTAGAATTAAGTGGGGTGAACTTGCCAATAAGGGGACTAAATTATTTCAAAAAACCTCTTCCCAAATGCCATCTCAGCAATTTGAAAATGTTGATAAGACTTTTCAGGACTACCCTACTCTTATATATGACGGTCCCTTTTCAGATCATATGACATCAGCTGAACCAAAAGGGCTTACAGGCAACGATATAAATTCTGAGCAGGCAAAGCAAAGTGTAATAAACTTTTTTGGGAAGGATAAGGTTGCAGCTGTAAATGATATAGGAAGAGATGATAAAAGCAAGATCAAGACTTACAGTTATAACGTTACTTTTAAGAATCTTCCAAAGGAACAGAATGCTAATATTGATGTAGCTCAGAAGGGCGGACATGTTTTATGGATGCTTTATAACAGGTCTGTTCCAGCAGAAAAAATAAATATGGATCAGGCAAAGCAATTTGGAAAGAAATTTCTTGAAGAACACGGATATAAGAATATGGTTGATACCTATTACTTAAAGGAAGATAATACAGCAGTGATAAATTATGCCTATAGCCAGAATAATGTGACCATATATCCTGATTTGATTAAAGTAAAGGTAGCGCTGGATAATGGAGAAGTGATAGGCTTTGAAAGTAAGGGATATATTTCTTCCCACAGTGAAAGAAATATTCCGGCTCCTAAAATAACTATGGAACAAGCACGTGCATTAATAACTTCCAAGATGCAAATTTCAAGTACTGGGCTTGCAATGATACCTACCGATTATAAAACAGAGATATTTACTTATGAGTTTAAGGGGAAATTAAATGATAGGGATTTTCTTGTATATATTAATGCTGAAAACGGTAAAGAAGAAAAGATTTTGATGATTATAAATACCCCTAACGGAGTACTCACAATGTAG
- the sleB gene encoding spore cortex-lytic enzyme produces MKTIKVLVILVIVFSLAISLVFDGQVFITPIAEKLAPGMENDDVMKVQQRLKNWGYYDGSISGNYDLNTFLAVRDFQMTYKLPANGIAEEKTLESMGLTTFAQSGAAMAQASRVSDEQLLARAINGEARGEIYEGQVAVGAVILNRTRDSRFPKTIAGVIYQPGAFTAVSDGQISVALDPNSTVVKAARDALSGWDPSNGCLYYWNPATATSKWIWSRKILKKIGKHNFGI; encoded by the coding sequence TTGAAAACTATAAAAGTGCTAGTAATACTTGTAATAGTTTTTTCCCTAGCCATATCTCTAGTATTTGACGGACAGGTATTTATTACTCCTATAGCGGAGAAGCTGGCACCGGGTATGGAAAACGACGATGTAATGAAGGTTCAGCAGAGGCTTAAAAACTGGGGATACTATGATGGAAGTATTAGTGGAAATTATGACTTAAATACATTCCTTGCAGTAAGGGATTTCCAGATGACTTATAAGTTACCTGCAAATGGAATAGCAGAAGAGAAAACGTTGGAGTCAATGGGGCTTACAACATTTGCGCAATCCGGAGCTGCAATGGCCCAAGCCAGCAGGGTGAGTGATGAACAGCTTTTAGCAAGAGCAATAAACGGAGAGGCAAGAGGCGAGATATATGAAGGGCAGGTTGCTGTGGGAGCAGTTATTTTAAACAGGACACGGGATTCAAGATTCCCTAAAACTATAGCTGGTGTCATTTATCAGCCGGGAGCTTTTACTGCTGTTTCAGATGGACAGATAAGTGTTGCATTAGATCCCAATTCCACGGTTGTGAAAGCTGCCAGAGATGCATTGAGCGGATGGGACCCAAGCAACGGATGTCTGTATTACTGGAATCCTGCAACCGCAACCAGCAAATGGATATGGTCAAGAAAAATACTTAAGAAAATAGGAAAACATAATTTCGGAATATAG
- a CDS encoding MGDG synthase family glycosyltransferase — protein sequence MDVLYLSISMGAGHLRAAEALKEYVDEMYPDSRSLVIDTFKYINPLVHKVFVDGYLNIVRSIPYAYGALYRMSEQMDNMNKLSHALSKLFSYKLMKLIEEFKPSIIVCTHPFSLQIVSCLKKEGKITIPCIGILTDYVNHPFWFHDNIEAYVVAHDNIKHDMITSGIPEHRIYSFGIPVSKVFLQKKSKEKLLRNYGLEDKLTILIMGGSLGFGDIKKVYLSFLNIKKDIQVIIVTGKNKKLNQQLKIHLKKDNKKVMLIGYTNEICNLMDVSDLLITKPGGMTITEALVKELPIFIISPIPGQEERNSHFLTSNGVAERLVKEDDIPTLINNIIDNPYRLANMRKMSQNLSMPNSGFKTVCLMERLVNNRLYN from the coding sequence ATGGACGTTTTATATTTGTCAATTTCAATGGGCGCTGGTCATTTAAGAGCTGCAGAGGCTTTGAAGGAATACGTCGATGAAATGTATCCGGATTCAAGATCTCTGGTAATTGATACATTTAAATACATAAATCCGCTAGTTCATAAAGTATTCGTTGACGGGTATCTGAACATTGTCAGAAGTATACCTTATGCTTATGGTGCTCTCTATAGAATGTCCGAGCAAATGGATAATATGAATAAACTGAGCCATGCCCTCAGTAAGCTGTTTTCATACAAACTTATGAAACTAATTGAGGAGTTTAAACCTTCAATCATTGTCTGCACACATCCGTTTTCCCTACAAATTGTTTCCTGCTTGAAAAAGGAAGGAAAAATCACTATCCCCTGTATAGGAATTTTAACCGATTATGTAAATCATCCTTTCTGGTTCCATGACAATATTGAAGCATATGTAGTTGCACACGATAATATAAAACACGATATGATAACCAGCGGAATACCTGAACACCGAATATACTCTTTTGGAATTCCCGTTTCAAAAGTATTTCTACAAAAAAAATCAAAAGAGAAACTTTTAAGAAACTATGGTCTGGAAGACAAATTAACTATTTTGATTATGGGAGGAAGCCTTGGGTTTGGTGACATTAAAAAAGTATATCTTTCTTTCCTTAATATCAAAAAGGATATACAGGTGATAATTGTAACTGGTAAAAACAAAAAGCTTAATCAGCAATTAAAAATACATCTAAAAAAAGATAATAAGAAAGTTATGCTGATAGGTTATACCAACGAAATCTGTAATTTGATGGATGTTTCAGATTTATTGATAACCAAGCCCGGAGGTATGACCATAACCGAAGCCCTTGTAAAAGAGCTTCCTATCTTCATAATATCTCCTATACCTGGGCAGGAAGAACGCAACTCCCATTTTCTAACAAGCAATGGTGTAGCTGAAAGATTAGTGAAGGAAGACGATATTCCTACCCTTATAAATAATATAATTGATAATCCTTATCGGCTGGCAAACATGAGAAAAATGTCTCAAAATCTATCCATGCCCAACTCCGGTTTTAAAACAGTTTGTCTTATGGAAAGGCTTGTTAATAATAGACTATATAATTAA
- a CDS encoding AAA family ATPase, with amino-acid sequence MEKANFLEEAKIIVSLKKEIHKVIIGQEYMIDRILIGLLTGGHILLEGVPGLAKSLTANTIAQVVGVDFKRIQFTPDLLPADILGTEIYNQKNGEFIIKQGPIFSNLILADEINRAPAKVQSALLEAMQEKQVTIGEKTYQLDKPFLVIATQNPLEQQGTYPLPEAQQDRFMLKLKINYPGRDEERNIIDSCTTEQASETDVKKVLSREDIFRLRKIIDTIYIDENIKNYVLDIVLKTREESAYISCGASPRASINLIKAAKGRAFLKGRDYVVPDDIKAMAYDVLRHRIILSYEAEAEDITSEKIIADILEQVNLP; translated from the coding sequence ATGGAAAAAGCAAACTTCCTTGAAGAAGCGAAAATAATTGTTTCTCTAAAAAAGGAAATACACAAGGTAATTATTGGCCAGGAGTATATGATTGACAGAATCCTGATCGGCCTTTTAACTGGAGGGCATATTTTGTTGGAAGGTGTTCCAGGCCTCGCCAAATCACTAACTGCCAATACTATAGCTCAAGTTGTAGGCGTTGATTTCAAAAGAATACAATTTACTCCAGACTTGCTGCCGGCAGATATTCTCGGTACTGAGATATATAATCAAAAAAACGGCGAGTTTATAATTAAGCAAGGCCCTATATTCAGCAATTTAATTCTTGCAGATGAAATAAATCGTGCTCCTGCGAAGGTGCAATCTGCCTTACTCGAAGCAATGCAGGAAAAACAGGTAACTATTGGTGAAAAAACTTATCAATTGGACAAGCCTTTTTTAGTCATTGCAACCCAAAATCCACTTGAGCAGCAGGGAACTTATCCTCTTCCTGAAGCACAGCAAGACCGCTTTATGTTGAAATTGAAAATAAACTATCCTGGCAGGGACGAAGAAAGAAATATCATTGACTCCTGCACTACGGAGCAAGCATCTGAAACTGATGTCAAAAAGGTCTTATCCCGCGAGGATATTTTTAGACTTAGGAAAATAATCGACACCATATATATTGATGAGAATATAAAAAATTATGTTCTCGATATTGTTTTAAAAACCAGGGAAGAGTCTGCATACATCTCCTGCGGTGCTTCTCCTCGTGCTTCAATAAACCTTATTAAAGCAGCAAAAGGCAGGGCCTTCCTAAAAGGCCGTGACTATGTAGTACCCGATGATATTAAAGCTATGGCTTACGATGTATTAAGGCACAGAATTATACTATCCTACGAAGCTGAAGCCGAGGATATAACTTCAGAAAAAATAATTGCAGACATACTCGAACAAGTTAATTTACCTTAA